In a genomic window of Pseudomonas putida:
- the fleR gene encoding sigma-54-dependent response regulator transcription factor FleR, protein MGIKVLLVEDDRALREALADTLLLAGHDYKAVGSAEDALIAVEAEAFNLVVSDVNMPGMDGHQLLGLLRARQPQLPVLLMTAHGAVERAVDAMRQGAADYLVKPFEPKALLDLVARHALGSLGADSEGPVAFEPASAQLLELAARVARSDSTVLISGESGTGKEVLARYIHQHSHRASQPFIAINCAAIPDNMLEATLFGHEKGSFTGAIAAQAGKFEQADGGTILLDEISEMPLSLQAKLLRVLQEREVERVGARKPITLDIRVVATTNRDLAGEVAAGRFREDLYYRLSVFPLAWRPLRERTADILPLAERLLAKHVNKMKHAAARLSPQAQACLVAYPWPGNVRELDNAIQRALILQQGGLIQPQDFCLAGPVACAPLPVSAPATAPVRPVEVEAESAGALGDDLRRREFQMIIDTLRTERGRRKEAAERLGISPRTLRYKLAQMRDAGMDVEAYLFAT, encoded by the coding sequence TACTGGTCGAGGATGACCGCGCCTTACGCGAAGCATTGGCTGACACGCTGCTGCTCGCCGGCCACGATTACAAGGCTGTCGGGTCGGCGGAGGACGCGCTGATCGCGGTCGAGGCTGAAGCCTTCAATCTGGTGGTGAGCGACGTCAACATGCCGGGCATGGACGGACATCAGCTGCTTGGTTTGCTGCGAGCGCGCCAGCCGCAACTGCCGGTGTTGCTGATGACGGCCCACGGTGCGGTGGAGCGGGCGGTGGATGCGATGCGTCAGGGCGCGGCGGACTATCTGGTCAAGCCGTTCGAGCCCAAGGCCTTGCTCGATCTGGTCGCACGCCATGCCCTGGGAAGCCTCGGCGCCGACAGCGAGGGGCCGGTGGCTTTCGAGCCCGCCAGTGCTCAATTGCTGGAGCTGGCCGCACGGGTGGCCCGCAGTGATTCCACGGTGCTGATTTCCGGCGAGTCCGGGACCGGCAAGGAGGTGCTGGCGCGCTACATTCACCAGCACTCCCATCGCGCCAGCCAGCCGTTCATTGCAATCAACTGTGCGGCGATCCCGGACAACATGCTCGAAGCCACCCTGTTCGGCCATGAAAAGGGCTCGTTCACCGGCGCTATCGCCGCGCAAGCCGGCAAGTTCGAGCAGGCCGACGGCGGCACTATCCTGCTCGACGAAATTTCCGAAATGCCCCTGAGCCTGCAAGCCAAATTGCTTCGGGTTCTGCAGGAGCGCGAGGTCGAGCGGGTAGGGGCACGCAAGCCGATCACCCTGGACATTCGTGTGGTGGCGACCACCAACCGTGACCTTGCCGGCGAAGTGGCGGCGGGGCGTTTTCGTGAAGACCTTTACTATCGTTTGTCGGTATTTCCACTGGCGTGGCGACCGCTGCGCGAGCGCACCGCCGATATCCTGCCGCTGGCCGAGCGCCTGCTGGCCAAGCACGTCAATAAAATGAAGCACGCCGCCGCCCGATTGTCGCCGCAAGCGCAGGCCTGTCTGGTCGCTTATCCGTGGCCGGGCAATGTGCGCGAGCTGGACAACGCGATTCAGCGCGCGTTGATCCTGCAGCAGGGTGGCCTGATTCAACCCCAGGATTTCTGCCTCGCCGGCCCGGTTGCCTGTGCGCCATTGCCGGTATCCGCACCCGCTACCGCGCCTGTACGCCCGGTGGAGGTCGAAGCCGAATCGGCCGGAGCGCTGGGTGACGACCTGCGTCGCCGCGAATTCCAGATGATCATCGACACCCTGCGCACCGAGCGCGGCCGCCGCAAGGAAGCCGCCGAGCGCCTGGGCATCAGCCCGCGCACCCTGCGCTACAAGCTGGCGCAGATGCGCGACGCCGGCATGGACGTGGAAGCCTACCTGTTCGCCACCTGA
- the fliH gene encoding flagellar assembly protein FliH: protein MAKHDDSPTDLIRARDVSGFDTWALPSFDPPEPEPEPEPEPPEIEEVPLEEVQPLTLEELESIRQEAYNEGFAVGEREGFHSTTLKVRQEAEAALAPKLAGLEQLMAHLFEPIAEQDTLIEKSLVDLVQHITRQVIQRELAIDSSQIEHVMREALKLLPLGVDNVRLYINPQDFAQVKALRERHEETWRIVEDESLLPGGCRVETEHSRIDATVETRVVRVMDKLFDQLHEQALHPAEADVTLDLPIDSKPAAADIPDAP, encoded by the coding sequence ATGGCCAAGCATGACGATTCACCCACTGACCTGATCCGGGCCAGGGATGTCAGTGGTTTCGATACCTGGGCGCTGCCCAGCTTCGACCCGCCGGAACCCGAGCCGGAACCTGAGCCCGAACCGCCGGAAATCGAGGAAGTGCCGCTGGAAGAAGTCCAGCCGCTGACCCTCGAAGAACTCGAAAGCATTCGTCAGGAGGCCTACAACGAAGGCTTCGCGGTCGGCGAGCGTGAAGGTTTCCACAGCACCACGCTCAAGGTCCGTCAGGAAGCGGAAGCCGCGCTGGCACCCAAGCTCGCCGGGCTGGAGCAACTGATGGCGCACCTGTTCGAGCCCATCGCCGAACAGGACACCCTGATTGAAAAATCCCTGGTCGACCTGGTGCAGCACATCACCCGCCAGGTGATCCAGCGCGAACTGGCCATCGATTCGAGCCAGATCGAGCACGTCATGCGCGAAGCCCTCAAGCTCCTGCCGCTGGGCGTGGACAACGTGCGGCTGTACATCAATCCGCAGGATTTCGCCCAGGTCAAAGCCCTGCGCGAGCGCCATGAAGAAACCTGGCGCATCGTCGAGGACGAGTCGCTATTGCCCGGCGGTTGCCGGGTCGAGACCGAGCACAGCCGGATCGATGCCACCGTGGAAACCCGGGTCGTGCGGGTGATGGACAAGTTGTTCGACCAACTCCACGAACAGGCCCTGCACCCTGCCGAGGCCGACGTGACCCTGGACCTGCCGATCGACAGCAAGCCTGCGGCGGCGGACATTCCCGATGCGCCTTGA
- the fliE gene encoding flagellar hook-basal body complex protein FliE, with protein sequence MSQGIEFNRLMLDMRAMQMDAMSAPKSTAAVPELSGSSFSDMLGQAVNKVNDTQQASTQLANAFEIGKSGVDLTDVMISSQKASVSFQALTQVRNKLVQAYQDIMQMPV encoded by the coding sequence ATGAGCCAAGGTATTGAATTCAATCGGTTGATGCTGGACATGCGTGCCATGCAAATGGATGCCATGTCCGCGCCGAAATCGACTGCCGCCGTCCCTGAACTGAGTGGCAGCAGCTTTTCCGACATGCTCGGTCAGGCCGTCAATAAAGTGAACGATACCCAGCAGGCGTCCACTCAGCTGGCCAATGCCTTCGAGATCGGCAAGAGCGGCGTCGACCTGACGGACGTGATGATTTCCTCGCAGAAGGCCAGCGTGTCGTTCCAGGCATTGACCCAGGTGCGCAACAAGCTGGTTCAGGCCTACCAAGACATCATGCAGATGCCGGTTTAA
- the fliI gene encoding flagellar protein export ATPase FliI has product MRLERTSFAKRLGSYAEATQLAGAPILEGRLLRMVGLTLEAEGLRAAMGSRCMVINDDSYHPVQVEAEVMGFSGSKVFLMPVGSVAGIAPGARVVPLMESGRLPMGMSMLGRVLDGAGRALDGKGGMKAEDWVPMDGPTINPLKREPISEPLDVGIRSINGMLTVGRGQRLGLFAGTGVGKSVLLGMMTRFTEADIIVVGLIGERGREVKEFIEHILGEEGLKRSVVVASPADDAPLMRLRAAMYCTRIAEYFRDKGKNVLLLMDSLTRFAQAQREIALAIGEPPATKGYPPSVFAKLPKLVERAGNAEKGGGSITAFYTVLSEGDDQQDPIADSARGVLDGHIVLSRRLAEEGHYPAIDIEASISRVMPAVVSPEHMTRAQYFKQLWSRYQQSRDLISVGAYVAGGDRETDLAISLQPQLVKYLRQGLNDSISLGESEAYLASIFAPAAGG; this is encoded by the coding sequence ATGCGCCTTGAACGCACCAGTTTCGCCAAGCGCCTGGGCAGCTATGCCGAGGCCACGCAACTGGCAGGCGCGCCGATCCTCGAAGGCCGCCTGCTGCGCATGGTCGGCCTGACCCTCGAAGCCGAAGGCTTGCGCGCCGCCATGGGCAGCCGCTGCATGGTCATCAACGACGACAGTTATCACCCGGTGCAGGTCGAAGCCGAAGTCATGGGCTTCTCCGGCAGCAAAGTGTTCCTGATGCCGGTCGGCAGCGTGGCCGGTATCGCCCCCGGCGCTCGCGTGGTGCCGCTGATGGAAAGCGGGCGCCTGCCGATGGGCATGAGCATGCTCGGGCGGGTGCTCGATGGCGCCGGTCGCGCGCTCGATGGCAAGGGCGGGATGAAGGCCGAGGACTGGGTGCCGATGGACGGCCCGACCATCAACCCGCTCAAGCGCGAGCCGATCAGCGAGCCGCTGGACGTGGGGATCCGCAGTATCAACGGCATGTTGACGGTCGGTCGCGGCCAGCGACTCGGCCTGTTCGCCGGTACCGGTGTGGGTAAATCCGTGTTGCTGGGCATGATGACCCGCTTCACCGAGGCCGACATCATCGTCGTCGGGCTGATCGGCGAGCGGGGTCGTGAGGTTAAAGAATTCATCGAGCACATCCTCGGTGAAGAAGGGCTCAAGCGTTCGGTGGTGGTGGCGTCGCCAGCGGACGATGCGCCGCTGATGCGCCTGCGTGCGGCCATGTATTGCACGCGCATCGCCGAATATTTCCGCGACAAGGGCAAGAATGTCCTGTTGCTGATGGATTCCCTGACCCGTTTCGCCCAGGCCCAGCGGGAAATCGCCCTGGCCATCGGCGAACCGCCAGCGACCAAGGGTTATCCGCCGTCGGTGTTCGCCAAATTGCCGAAACTGGTGGAGCGGGCCGGTAACGCCGAGAAGGGCGGCGGTTCGATCACCGCGTTCTATACGGTGCTGTCTGAAGGCGATGACCAACAGGACCCGATTGCCGACTCCGCGCGAGGCGTGCTCGACGGGCACATCGTGCTGTCGCGGCGGCTGGCCGAGGAAGGCCACTACCCGGCCATCGATATCGAGGCGTCCATCAGCCGGGTCATGCCGGCGGTGGTGTCGCCGGAGCACATGACCCGGGCGCAGTACTTCAAGCAACTGTGGTCGCGCTATCAACAGAGCCGGGACCTGATCAGCGTCGGTGCCTACGTGGCCGGCGGCGATCGCGAAACCGACCTGGCGATTTCCCTGCAACCGCAACTGGTCAAATACCTGCGCCAGGGGCTCAATGACAGCATCAGCCTGGGCGAAAGCGAAGCCTATCTGGCGTCGATCTTCGCGCCGGCGGCGGGCGGTTAA
- the fliF gene encoding flagellar basal-body MS-ring/collar protein FliF produces the protein MAEAVADNVPAKAAPTEGKPPLFGLSFLENLSEMTMLRQVGLLVGLAASVAIGFAVVLWSQQPDYRPLYGSLAGMDTKQVMDTLAAADIPYNVEPNSGALLVKADDLSRARLKLAAAGVTPSDGNVGFEILDKEQGLGTSQFMEATRYRRGLEGELARTISSLNNVKGARVHLAIPKSSVFVRDERKPSASVLVELYSGRSLEPGQVVAIINLVATSVPELSKSQITVVDQKGNLLSDQAENSELTMAGKQFDYSRRMESMLTQRVHNILEPVLGNDRYKAEVSADVDFSAVESTSEQFNPDQPALRSEQSVNEQRTASNGPQGVPGALSNQPPSPASAPQTTGGTPGAAGMVQPGQPLVDANGQQIMDPATGQPMLAPYPADKRQQSTKNFELDRSISHTKQQQGRLNRLSVSVVVDDQVKVNPANGETTRAPWSADELARFTRLVQDAVGFDASRGDSVSVINMPFSADRGEVIADIPFYSQPWFWDIVKQVLGVLFILVLVFGVLRPVLNNITGGGKGKQLAGIGSDVELGGMGGLDGELANDRVSLGGPTSILLPSPSEGYDAQLNAIKSLVAEDPGRVAQVVKEWINADE, from the coding sequence ATGGCAGAAGCAGTCGCCGATAACGTTCCGGCCAAGGCCGCGCCGACAGAGGGCAAACCGCCGCTGTTCGGGTTGTCTTTCCTGGAAAACCTTTCCGAAATGACCATGCTGCGTCAGGTCGGCCTGCTGGTTGGCCTGGCCGCGAGCGTGGCGATTGGTTTTGCCGTGGTGTTGTGGTCCCAGCAGCCGGATTACCGTCCGCTGTACGGCAGCCTTGCCGGCATGGACACCAAGCAGGTCATGGACACCCTGGCCGCCGCCGATATTCCCTACAACGTCGAACCCAATTCCGGTGCCTTGCTGGTCAAGGCCGATGACCTGTCCCGTGCGCGCCTGAAACTGGCGGCCGCTGGTGTCACTCCCAGCGACGGCAACGTCGGTTTCGAGATCCTCGATAAGGAGCAGGGCCTGGGCACCAGCCAGTTCATGGAAGCGACCCGTTATCGTCGCGGCCTGGAAGGCGAACTGGCGCGCACCATCTCCAGCCTGAACAACGTCAAGGGTGCCCGCGTGCACCTGGCGATTCCGAAGAGTTCGGTGTTCGTGCGCGACGAGCGCAAGCCGAGTGCTTCGGTATTGGTTGAACTGTATTCCGGTCGCTCGCTGGAGCCGGGCCAGGTCGTGGCCATCATTAACCTGGTGGCGACCAGCGTTCCCGAGCTGAGCAAGTCGCAAATCACCGTGGTCGACCAGAAGGGCAACCTGCTGTCCGACCAGGCGGAAAACTCCGAACTGACCATGGCCGGCAAGCAATTCGATTACAGCCGCCGCATGGAAAGCATGCTCACCCAGCGTGTGCACAACATCCTCGAGCCGGTGCTGGGCAATGATCGCTACAAGGCTGAGGTCTCGGCCGATGTGGACTTCAGCGCCGTCGAGTCGACCTCCGAGCAGTTCAACCCGGATCAGCCGGCCCTGCGCAGCGAGCAGTCGGTCAACGAACAACGGACCGCGAGTAATGGTCCGCAAGGTGTACCGGGTGCCCTCAGCAACCAGCCACCGTCGCCGGCTTCCGCGCCGCAAACCACCGGCGGTACGCCTGGAGCGGCGGGCATGGTGCAGCCAGGCCAGCCGCTGGTCGATGCCAACGGCCAGCAAATCATGGACCCGGCCACCGGCCAGCCGATGTTGGCGCCGTACCCGGCGGACAAGCGTCAGCAATCGACCAAGAACTTCGAACTCGACCGTTCCATCAGCCACACCAAGCAGCAGCAGGGTCGCCTGAATCGCCTGTCGGTGTCGGTAGTGGTGGACGATCAGGTCAAGGTCAACCCGGCCAACGGCGAGACCACTCGTGCGCCATGGAGCGCCGATGAATTGGCACGCTTTACCCGTCTGGTGCAGGACGCGGTCGGTTTCGACGCCAGCCGTGGCGACAGCGTGAGCGTGATCAACATGCCGTTCTCGGCCGATCGCGGCGAAGTGATTGCCGACATTCCGTTCTATTCCCAGCCGTGGTTCTGGGACATCGTCAAGCAAGTGCTGGGTGTCCTGTTCATTCTGGTACTGGTGTTCGGTGTGCTGCGTCCGGTGCTCAACAACATCACCGGCGGCGGCAAAGGCAAGCAACTGGCCGGCATCGGCAGCGACGTCGAGCTGGGTGGCATGGGCGGTCTGGATGGCGAACTGGCCAACGATCGTGTCAGCCTCGGCGGTCCGACCAGCATCCTGCTGCCGAGCCCGAGTGAGGGCTATGATGCCCAACTGAACGCAATCAAGAGTCTGGTGGCAGAAGACCCGGGTCGTGTGGCTCAGGTCGTGAAAGAGTGGATTAACGCAGATGAGTGA
- the fliG gene encoding flagellar motor switch protein FliG: MSDNRAVAAKLTKVDKAAILLLSLGSTDAAQVLRHMGPKEVQRVGVAMAQMGNVHREQVEQVMSEFVDIVGDQTSLGVGSDDYVRKMLTQALGEDKANGLIDRILLGGNTSGLDSLKWMEPRAVADVIRYEHPQIQAIVVAYLDPDQAGEVLGNFDHKVRLDIILRVSSLNTVQPAALKELNQILEKQFSGNSNASRTTLGGIKRAADIMNFLDSSIEGQLMDSIREVDEDLSGQIEDLMFVFNNLADVDDRGIQALLREVSSDVLVLALKGSDENVKEKIFKNMSKRAAELLRDDLEAKGPVRVSDVETAQKEILTIARRMAEAGEIVLGGKGGEEMI; this comes from the coding sequence ATGAGTGATAACCGAGCCGTTGCCGCCAAACTGACCAAGGTCGACAAAGCCGCGATCCTGCTGCTGTCCCTGGGTTCTACCGACGCCGCCCAGGTGCTGCGCCACATGGGGCCCAAAGAGGTCCAGCGTGTGGGTGTGGCCATGGCCCAGATGGGCAACGTACACCGCGAGCAGGTCGAGCAGGTCATGAGCGAGTTCGTCGACATCGTCGGCGATCAGACCAGCCTGGGCGTCGGCTCCGACGACTACGTGCGCAAGATGCTCACCCAGGCCCTGGGCGAGGACAAGGCCAACGGCCTGATCGATCGCATCCTGCTCGGTGGCAACACCAGCGGCCTGGACAGCCTGAAATGGATGGAACCGCGCGCCGTCGCCGACGTGATCCGTTACGAGCACCCGCAGATCCAGGCGATCGTGGTGGCGTATCTCGATCCGGATCAGGCCGGTGAAGTGCTCGGCAACTTTGACCATAAGGTGCGCCTGGACATCATCCTGCGGGTGTCCTCGCTCAACACCGTGCAGCCGGCGGCCCTGAAGGAACTCAACCAGATTCTCGAGAAGCAGTTCTCCGGCAACTCGAATGCCTCGCGCACCACCCTGGGTGGCATCAAGCGTGCGGCCGACATCATGAACTTCCTCGACAGCTCGATCGAAGGCCAGCTCATGGACTCGATCCGCGAAGTCGACGAAGACCTGTCCGGTCAGATCGAAGACCTCATGTTCGTGTTCAACAACCTGGCCGATGTCGACGACCGCGGGATCCAGGCGTTGCTGCGCGAAGTGTCCTCCGACGTGCTGGTGCTGGCCCTCAAGGGGTCGGACGAGAACGTCAAGGAGAAGATCTTCAAGAACATGTCCAAGCGTGCCGCCGAACTGCTGCGCGACGACCTCGAAGCCAAGGGCCCGGTGCGCGTCAGCGACGTGGAGACCGCGCAGAAGGAAATCCTCACCATCGCCCGTCGTATGGCCGAAGCCGGAGAAATCGTGCTCGGTGGCAAAGGCGGCGAGGAAATGATCTAA